The Roseovarius indicus genome has a segment encoding these proteins:
- a CDS encoding DUF4286 family protein codes for MTRVTDATGLMAFWADIEPGYVLRYQEWHNCEHVPERVSIPGFLRGRRYRAEDGTPHFLMIYETEAPEVLSSDAYLAALNAPTDWTREALTYFRNPTRNIYRRVEAAGRELRFCAPWLISLQFNRDEAPGGADVAPWLAAMAEAPGIGRVQLWAVDEAVSGIQTSERKIYGGGPGEQKYLLLVEAEAPHPSASEALAAADAAAPAMGARKNEVPGRFWLEIAHEDKTAGKDEA; via the coding sequence ATGACCAGAGTGACGGATGCAACCGGCCTGATGGCGTTCTGGGCGGATATCGAGCCCGGTTACGTGTTGCGGTACCAAGAGTGGCACAATTGCGAGCACGTGCCGGAGCGGGTGTCGATCCCCGGTTTCCTGCGGGGGCGCCGGTACCGGGCGGAGGACGGGACGCCGCATTTCCTGATGATTTACGAGACCGAGGCGCCGGAGGTGCTGTCGTCGGACGCCTATCTTGCGGCGCTCAATGCCCCGACCGACTGGACGCGCGAGGCGCTGACGTATTTCCGCAACCCGACGCGGAATATCTATCGCCGGGTCGAGGCGGCGGGCCGGGAGCTTCGGTTCTGCGCGCCGTGGCTGATTTCGCTGCAGTTCAACCGGGACGAGGCGCCGGGCGGGGCGGACGTGGCGCCCTGGCTTGCGGCCATGGCCGAGGCGCCGGGGATCGGGCGGGTGCAGCTTTGGGCCGTGGACGAGGCGGTATCGGGCATCCAGACATCGGAACGGAAGATCTACGGAGGCGGTCCGGGGGAGCAGAAATACCTGCTTCTAGTGGAGGCCGAGGCGCCGCACCCGTCGGCGAGCGAGGCGCTTGCGGCTGCTGACGCCGCGGCGCCCGCCATGGGCGCGCGGAAGAACGAGGTTCCGGGGCGGTTCTGGCTTGAGATCGCGCATGAAGACAAGACGGCAGGGAAGGACGAGGCATGA
- a CDS encoding NAD-dependent epimerase/dehydratase family protein: MSSGYGFGDLPESIEDEEALEELLSRPPQWLCDKLGSLEGDIAVLGVGGKVGPTLARMAKRAVPDKKVFGVARFSDHEVRDRLDSWGVETVACDLLDRAAVAELPKAANVIYMAGKKFGTDDDPSFAWAMNTHVPATVAEAFRESRIVAFSTLCVYPFAPVAEGGFSEEVEPGPTGDYATSCVGRERMFSYFSRKYDTPGRLARLNYAIDMRYGVLHDIAGWVRDGKPIPIGTGYASVIWQGDAIAQILGALAHTTVPTSPLNVGGPEHMSVVMAARAFGERFGKEPVFEGEVQPDGWYNNTLAAQRLFGYPSVPLAVMIDWVADWMLRDMPSHDKPTHYEERRGAF, from the coding sequence ATGTCATCTGGCTATGGGTTCGGCGATCTGCCGGAGAGCATCGAAGACGAGGAGGCGCTGGAGGAGTTGCTGTCTCGTCCGCCGCAATGGCTTTGCGACAAGCTCGGCTCGCTGGAGGGCGACATCGCCGTTCTGGGCGTGGGCGGCAAGGTCGGGCCGACGCTGGCGCGCATGGCGAAGCGGGCCGTGCCGGACAAGAAGGTCTTCGGGGTGGCCCGGTTCTCGGACCATGAGGTGCGTGACCGGCTGGACAGCTGGGGCGTCGAAACCGTGGCCTGTGACCTGCTTGACCGCGCGGCGGTGGCCGAGCTGCCGAAGGCCGCGAACGTCATCTACATGGCGGGCAAGAAGTTCGGGACGGATGACGACCCGTCTTTCGCGTGGGCGATGAACACGCATGTTCCGGCGACGGTTGCCGAGGCGTTTCGCGAAAGCCGGATCGTCGCCTTCTCGACGCTGTGCGTCTATCCGTTCGCCCCGGTGGCGGAGGGCGGTTTCAGCGAAGAGGTCGAGCCGGGGCCGACGGGCGATTACGCGACGAGCTGTGTCGGGCGGGAGCGGATGTTCAGCTATTTCTCGCGCAAGTACGACACGCCCGGGCGGCTGGCGCGGCTGAACTATGCCATCGACATGCGCTATGGCGTTCTGCACGACATTGCGGGCTGGGTGCGCGACGGCAAGCCGATCCCGATCGGGACCGGTTATGCGTCGGTCATCTGGCAGGGCGATGCGATTGCCCAGATCCTTGGCGCGCTGGCCCATACCACGGTGCCCACGAGCCCGCTGAATGTCGGCGGGCCGGAGCATATGAGCGTCGTCATGGCGGCGCGCGCGTTCGGGGAGCGGTTCGGCAAGGAGCCGGTCTTCGAGGGCGAGGTGCAACCGGATGGCTGGTACAACAACACGCTCGCGGCGCAGCGCCTGTTCGGCTATCCGTCGGTTCCGCTTGCGGTGATGATCGACTGGGTCGCCGACTGGATGCTTCGGGATATGCCGAGCCACGACAAACCCACCCATTACGAGGAGCGCCGGGGGGCTTTCTGA
- a CDS encoding ABC transporter ATP-binding protein, whose protein sequence is MQKPFIHISGLSKVYNKGKANEYPALSDVSLDVKEGDLVSIVGPSGCGKSTLIMIIAGLLEATEGTLEIGGGDGGFDVNRHVGIVFQQSLLLKWRTVLDNVLLPAEFLGLPMREARDRARDLLALVGLQGQEDKYPKQLSGGQQQRVSIARSLVHDPKLVLMDEPFGALDALTREHMNLELLRIWEQSGKTILFVTHGISEAVFLGSKIAVMTSGPARLAKEIDVQLPYPRRLDMKTHEDFGAYAREVYGLLGME, encoded by the coding sequence ATGCAAAAACCGTTCATTCATATCTCGGGCCTGAGCAAGGTTTACAACAAAGGGAAGGCCAACGAGTACCCGGCGCTTTCCGATGTCAGCCTTGACGTGAAGGAGGGGGATCTTGTCTCGATCGTCGGCCCGTCGGGCTGTGGGAAATCCACCCTGATCATGATCATCGCCGGTCTGCTGGAGGCCACGGAGGGCACGCTGGAAATCGGCGGCGGCGACGGGGGGTTCGACGTCAACCGGCATGTCGGCATCGTCTTCCAGCAATCGCTGCTGCTGAAGTGGCGCACCGTGCTCGACAACGTGCTGCTGCCGGCCGAGTTCCTGGGCCTGCCCATGCGAGAGGCGCGGGACAGGGCGCGCGACCTGCTGGCGCTGGTCGGATTGCAGGGGCAGGAGGACAAGTACCCAAAGCAGCTTTCGGGCGGTCAGCAACAGCGCGTCTCGATCGCGCGGTCGCTGGTGCATGACCCGAAGCTGGTTCTGATGGACGAGCCGTTCGGCGCGCTGGATGCGCTGACGCGGGAGCACATGAACCTCGAACTGCTGCGCATCTGGGAGCAGAGCGGCAAGACGATCCTGTTCGTAACGCACGGGATCAGCGAGGCGGTGTTCCTTGGCTCGAAGATCGCGGTGATGACCTCGGGCCCGGCGCGGCTGGCCAAGGAAATCGACGTGCAGCTGCCCTATCCCCGCCGGCTCGACATGAAGACACACGAGGATTTCGGCGCCTATGCGCGCGAGGTCTACGGCTTGCTTGGCATGGAGTGA
- a CDS encoding uroporphyrinogen decarboxylase family protein: protein MSARDHYMEKVEQARHGAVPGGATPVAFWTHHPVADQRAETLADATCAFQDRFGCDLVKITPASSFQLRDLGQTDSWNNDPIGRRDFGPPILRQAEDFDRLAESMARETHLSEHLQAARMIRARVPGHIPVLQTVFDPLFQLRVLAGDHWPAHCRECPEKIAPALEALTARTRRTIERFMEAGVDGIFLAVQHAGQETDREASFFEIGLPETLSCLSTTGRDSLNFVHLHGNGIPADLLDAYPETTVHFSFDANPALDEGRRARADALLAGGMSPSRLAVMEGDEVARETRRLIGRMEGRNFTLGAGCALVQATPERNVMAAISAARGYVQ from the coding sequence ATGTCGGCAAGAGACCACTACATGGAGAAGGTCGAGCAGGCCAGGCACGGGGCCGTGCCGGGCGGCGCGACGCCTGTGGCGTTCTGGACGCATCACCCCGTGGCGGATCAGCGGGCCGAGACGCTTGCCGACGCGACCTGTGCCTTCCAGGACCGGTTCGGGTGTGACCTTGTCAAGATCACCCCGGCGTCGAGTTTCCAGCTGCGCGACCTGGGCCAGACCGACAGTTGGAACAACGACCCCATCGGGCGGCGGGATTTCGGGCCGCCTATTTTGCGGCAGGCAGAGGATTTTGACCGCCTTGCCGAGAGCATGGCACGCGAGACGCACCTGTCGGAGCATCTGCAGGCGGCACGGATGATCCGGGCGCGGGTGCCGGGGCATATTCCGGTCCTGCAAACGGTGTTCGACCCGCTGTTCCAGCTTCGCGTGCTGGCGGGCGACCATTGGCCGGCGCATTGCCGCGAGTGCCCTGAAAAGATCGCCCCCGCGCTGGAGGCGCTGACGGCGCGGACACGGCGCACGATCGAGCGGTTCATGGAAGCCGGGGTCGACGGGATCTTCCTGGCCGTTCAGCATGCCGGACAGGAGACGGACCGGGAGGCGAGCTTTTTCGAGATCGGTTTGCCGGAGACCCTGTCCTGCCTGTCGACGACCGGCCGGGACAGTCTGAATTTCGTGCATCTGCACGGCAACGGGATACCCGCCGACCTGCTGGATGCCTATCCGGAGACGACCGTTCACTTTTCCTTCGACGCCAACCCGGCGCTGGACGAGGGGCGGCGGGCGCGGGCCGATGCGTTGCTGGCCGGGGGCATGAGCCCGTCGCGGCTGGCGGTGATGGAGGGCGACGAGGTGGCCCGCGAGACAAGGCGCTTGATCGGGCGCATGGAGGGCCGGAACTTCACGCTGGGCGCCGGGTGCGCCTTGGTGCAGGCGACGCCGGAGCGCAATGTCATGGCCGCGATCTCGGCCGCGCGGGGATATGTGCAATGA
- a CDS encoding ABC transporter permease, whose translation MKSILESAAARLGRGPVGPILVHLVVIAIWQIAADFGGLPRYFLPSPTETLATLFEPRNRWAENTLVTTIEIFGGFLIAVVVGVAIALFFSWSRLLLALFMPLLVSLNMIPKVALGPLIIVWFGYGIGTNMAIAFAICFFPIVITTARGLSEIEPEMLYLARTVNASKWQIFRKIQFPGALPYIFSGMKVSAVLAVAGAIVGEFIGSEKGLGYLMLQVQINLDTATMFMSVLMITLIGVVLYGAVAFLEWLLVKRGGNA comes from the coding sequence ATGAAGTCTATTCTCGAATCCGCAGCCGCGAGGCTGGGCCGTGGTCCCGTGGGGCCCATCCTGGTGCATCTCGTCGTGATTGCGATCTGGCAGATCGCCGCCGATTTCGGCGGTCTGCCCCGATATTTCCTGCCTTCGCCCACCGAAACGCTGGCCACGCTGTTCGAGCCGCGCAACCGGTGGGCGGAGAATACCCTGGTCACCACGATCGAGATCTTCGGCGGTTTCCTGATCGCCGTGGTCGTGGGCGTGGCGATCGCGCTGTTCTTCAGCTGGAGCCGGCTGTTGCTTGCGCTGTTCATGCCGCTGCTGGTGTCGCTGAACATGATCCCGAAGGTCGCGCTGGGCCCGCTGATCATCGTCTGGTTCGGTTATGGCATCGGCACGAACATGGCGATTGCCTTTGCGATCTGCTTCTTTCCCATCGTCATCACCACGGCGCGGGGCCTGAGCGAGATCGAGCCGGAGATGCTGTACCTGGCGCGGACCGTGAATGCCTCGAAATGGCAGATCTTCCGGAAAATCCAGTTTCCCGGTGCGTTGCCCTATATCTTTTCCGGCATGAAGGTGTCGGCCGTTCTGGCGGTGGCCGGGGCGATCGTGGGCGAGTTCATCGGGTCGGAGAAGGGGCTCGGCTACCTGATGCTTCAGGTGCAGATCAATCTCGACACCGCGACGATGTTCATGTCGGTTCTGATGATCACGCTGATCGGGGTCGTGCTTTACGGTGCGGTCGCCTTTCTCGAGTGGCTTCTCGTCAAACGCGGAGGCAATGCGTGA
- a CDS encoding fumarylacetoacetate hydrolase family protein yields MKLFRFGERGREEPGILAADGTLRSLVGVIPDIDGAALSPEALEVLRGTDTAALPPVPEGARIGPCVGGVGKLIGIGLNYSDHAEESGLPIPKEPIVFLKANTSIAGPYDEVVLPPDAKKADWEVELAFVIGTRAKHVAEADAMAHVAGYCIVNDISERAWQAEREGQWTKGKSYDGFAPMGPWLVTADEIADPGNLRMTCDVSGDRRQDGSTSTMIFGVATLVSYLSQFMTLEPGDVVTTGTPPGVGLGMRPQVWLKDGDVMRLEVAGLGHQEQAVRVAAP; encoded by the coding sequence ATGAAGCTTTTCAGGTTTGGCGAACGGGGCAGGGAAGAGCCGGGGATCTTGGCCGCGGATGGCACGCTGCGCAGCCTGGTTGGCGTGATCCCGGATATCGACGGGGCGGCCCTGTCGCCGGAGGCGCTGGAGGTGTTGCGCGGCACGGATACGGCGGCGCTGCCGCCCGTGCCGGAGGGCGCGCGCATCGGCCCCTGCGTGGGCGGCGTGGGCAAGCTGATCGGGATCGGGCTCAATTACTCCGATCATGCCGAGGAATCGGGCCTGCCGATCCCGAAGGAGCCGATCGTTTTCCTGAAGGCCAACACGTCGATTGCCGGCCCCTATGACGAGGTGGTTCTGCCGCCCGATGCGAAGAAGGCGGATTGGGAGGTCGAGCTGGCCTTTGTGATCGGCACGCGCGCCAAGCATGTGGCCGAGGCGGACGCGATGGCGCATGTCGCGGGCTATTGCATCGTCAACGATATCTCGGAACGTGCCTGGCAGGCCGAGCGGGAGGGGCAGTGGACCAAGGGCAAGAGCTATGACGGCTTTGCGCCGATGGGCCCGTGGCTGGTGACGGCGGACGAGATTGCCGACCCGGGGAATTTGCGCATGACCTGTGACGTGTCGGGCGACCGGCGGCAGGATGGCAGCACCAGCACGATGATCTTCGGCGTTGCGACGCTGGTCAGCTATCTGAGCCAGTTCATGACACTGGAGCCGGGCGATGTGGTGACCACCGGCACGCCGCCGGGCGTGGGGCTGGGGATGCGGCCGCAGGTCTGGCTGAAGGATGGTGACGTGATGCGGCTGGAGGTTGCCGGGCTCGGACACCAGGAACAGGCGGTGCGGGTCGCGGCCCCATGA
- the yihU gene encoding sulfolactaldehyde 3-reductase translates to MKIGFVGLGAMGLPMAMNLVKGGHDVTGFDLSADALAELEKAGGTAGASGAAAAEGADLVVTMLPKAEHVEAAIFGETGILEGAGAETVLVNMSTILPEETDAISARLAGRMAMVDAPVGRSALEAKRGALLILASGSEADKEKARPAFECMGNETIDCGAIGNGSRVKIINNFMGVSLNALTAEALTLAEASGLDIRLALDVMRGTIAGIGHMKVTYPNKVLKGDLLAGFPSDLAHKDLGLAIRLAESTNVPTYMGAAALQTYSIVRAEGRGRQDYTAVYPTLRGLAGLPEAIPYDASGDEEYDPFKKD, encoded by the coding sequence ATGAAGATAGGTTTCGTGGGGCTTGGTGCGATGGGGCTTCCCATGGCGATGAACCTGGTCAAGGGAGGGCATGACGTCACCGGGTTCGACCTGTCGGCGGATGCGCTGGCGGAGCTTGAAAAGGCGGGCGGCACGGCCGGGGCATCGGGCGCGGCGGCAGCCGAGGGCGCCGACCTGGTGGTGACGATGCTGCCGAAGGCGGAGCATGTCGAGGCGGCGATCTTTGGCGAGACCGGCATTCTCGAGGGTGCGGGCGCCGAGACGGTGCTGGTCAACATGTCGACCATCCTGCCCGAGGAGACCGATGCGATCAGTGCCCGGCTTGCGGGGCGCATGGCGATGGTCGATGCGCCGGTGGGCCGGTCGGCGCTGGAAGCCAAGCGCGGGGCGCTGCTGATCCTGGCGAGCGGGTCGGAGGCCGACAAGGAAAAGGCGCGGCCGGCGTTCGAATGCATGGGCAACGAGACGATCGACTGCGGCGCGATCGGCAATGGCTCGCGGGTGAAGATCATCAACAACTTCATGGGCGTGTCGCTCAATGCGCTGACGGCGGAGGCGCTGACGCTGGCCGAGGCATCGGGGCTGGATATCCGGCTGGCGCTGGACGTGATGCGGGGCACCATCGCCGGGATCGGGCATATGAAGGTGACCTATCCGAACAAGGTTCTGAAGGGCGATCTGCTGGCCGGTTTCCCGTCGGACCTGGCGCACAAGGACCTTGGGCTGGCGATCCGGCTGGCGGAGAGCACCAACGTGCCGACCTATATGGGGGCGGCGGCGTTGCAGACCTATTCGATCGTCCGGGCCGAGGGCCGGGGGCGGCAGGATTACACCGCCGTCTACCCGACGTTGCGCGGTCTGGCGGGGCTGCCCGAGGCGATCCCCTATGACGCGAGCGGCGACGAAGAGTACGACCCGTTCAAGAAGGACTGA
- a CDS encoding TetR/AcrR family transcriptional regulator: MTQARRRGRSRKDSADLRAAILGAATEEFSAKGFDGARVGAIAESAGVNINLVYHYFGNKESLFISVMEATYRTIRTHHNDMNLRALDPERAMSDLVRSTFDLFSQNHHIIGLLNSENMHEARHIAQSDEIRNLYNPLLEFISDTLERGVEKGVFRSGVDPIELFITINSVSYFHLSNQHTLGFILHRDLCSPESLDARKAHAVDVVLSFLKNTG, from the coding sequence ATGACACAAGCGCGCAGGCGGGGCCGGTCTAGGAAGGACTCGGCGGATCTGAGGGCGGCCATACTCGGGGCCGCGACGGAGGAGTTTTCGGCAAAGGGGTTCGACGGGGCGCGCGTGGGGGCGATCGCGGAGTCCGCGGGCGTCAACATCAACCTCGTCTACCACTATTTCGGCAACAAGGAGAGCCTGTTCATTTCGGTGATGGAGGCGACCTATCGGACCATCCGGACCCACCATAACGACATGAACCTTCGGGCGCTCGACCCGGAAAGGGCGATGTCGGACCTGGTGCGGTCGACCTTCGACCTGTTTAGCCAGAACCACCATATAATAGGGCTTCTGAACTCGGAAAACATGCACGAGGCCCGGCATATCGCGCAGTCTGACGAGATCAGGAACCTGTATAATCCTCTGCTGGAATTCATCAGCGACACGCTGGAGCGCGGCGTGGAAAAGGGGGTGTTCCGGAGCGGTGTCGACCCGATCGAGCTGTTCATCACGATCAACTCGGTCAGTTACTTTCACCTGTCGAACCAGCACACGCTGGGCTTCATTCTGCACCGCGATCTGTGCAGCCCCGAAAGCCTTGACGCGCGCAAGGCGCATGCGGTGGACGTGGTGCTTTCGTTTCTCAAGAACACCGGGTGA
- a CDS encoding AMP-binding protein, whose protein sequence is MNVREVLVPPLSMADLEHPLPSRFAQVAGACADRPAIIDDSRTVTYAELQDLAGRYGAFISRHVAPGEPVALCMRTNRHVVAAMLGALMAGRPYVPLDPAYPADHLARVVRHSGAGLVIGHVAEDLAALAGVEGSAVESVTSMDVLEASGAGRFEARPEAAAYVIYTSGSTGAPKGVWQDQRGLLHDILQYSQVVQPGHADRHSLLYSPCVNGALRDIYGSVLNGATLCMSDLRREGLRAVLRSLTDRRVTLLHAMPPVLRSLARVADGPICPEARVFYTAGDRFLTQDLLAARASLPEACEIYTGIGSTECATLYRHWIVPRNFVPEGELVPVGFPVEDREMRLVDEAGQGMADGEIGQIRVCSPYIARGYWKDEALTRETFRPDPGRPGWRCFQPGDLGRERPDGLLEFLGRADRQIKIRGYRIEPAETEAALRRIGGVAEAAIVPEERLGKTSLIGFVEPVEGAALDGAALRDALAQALPPQLLPSRVIVLNALPRLGNLKLDVKAMRTMLTDEGRAPAGAAELPDGYMALWEKVFKRPVDADMALEALSADSLELLELELLLERDLKVSVRDAIGPEATPRTVWAQAVPAPERRLTRYGAIDDRLNALASLMARSNGIALDPDGLVRLHNHGGSRMPLMWCFNQVREANALAAALGPDQPLIAMRSLAGLYTGDRPPPHEERQVAEHYVGIVLGRDLPQRVVVGGNCQAAPLAFYMANALALSGHGAASLVLLEKLLPVPYAGRALILFGRDSRLHNPSFQFAEPTAAWDRYLSRGQTALVDGSHGKFFDRPNVVSLAGALRAEIDRAGEVGWLPESARRVVLKVAGAPDGRTVVHVGNPNEVDLVEGARSRIGIAIHALGPEEADARPARVPDLTVPLPRRVAAGESADFEVALPPDRHGTGRYVVSLCEEGVGWFALLEGSAPILG, encoded by the coding sequence ATGAACGTGCGCGAGGTTCTCGTTCCGCCGCTGTCGATGGCGGATCTGGAGCATCCCTTGCCGAGCCGGTTCGCGCAGGTGGCCGGGGCCTGTGCCGACCGGCCAGCGATCATCGACGACAGCCGCACCGTGACCTATGCCGAGCTTCAGGACCTGGCCGGCCGCTACGGGGCTTTCATCTCGCGGCATGTGGCGCCGGGAGAGCCGGTGGCGCTGTGCATGCGGACGAACCGGCACGTGGTGGCGGCGATGCTGGGGGCCCTGATGGCGGGGCGGCCTTACGTGCCGCTCGATCCGGCCTATCCGGCGGATCACTTGGCGCGCGTGGTGCGGCACAGCGGCGCCGGGCTTGTCATCGGTCACGTGGCCGAGGATTTGGCGGCGCTGGCCGGGGTCGAGGGGTCGGCGGTGGAGAGCGTGACGTCGATGGATGTGCTGGAGGCGTCCGGCGCGGGCCGGTTCGAGGCCCGCCCGGAGGCTGCCGCCTACGTGATCTATACCTCCGGCTCGACCGGGGCGCCGAAGGGGGTCTGGCAGGATCAGCGGGGGCTGCTGCACGATATCCTGCAGTATTCGCAGGTGGTGCAGCCCGGCCATGCGGACCGCCACAGCCTTTTGTATTCGCCCTGCGTGAACGGGGCCCTGCGTGACATCTACGGCTCTGTGCTGAACGGGGCGACGCTTTGCATGTCGGACCTGCGGCGCGAGGGGCTGAGGGCCGTTCTGCGGAGCCTGACCGATCGGCGGGTGACCCTTCTGCACGCGATGCCGCCGGTGCTGCGCAGCCTGGCCCGCGTGGCCGATGGGCCGATCTGCCCGGAGGCGCGGGTTTTCTACACGGCCGGCGACCGTTTTCTGACGCAGGATCTTCTGGCGGCGCGCGCGAGCCTGCCGGAGGCGTGCGAGATCTATACCGGCATCGGCTCGACCGAATGCGCGACGCTTTACCGGCACTGGATCGTGCCACGGAATTTCGTGCCGGAGGGGGAACTGGTGCCCGTCGGTTTTCCGGTCGAGGATCGGGAGATGCGGCTGGTCGACGAGGCCGGGCAGGGGATGGCGGACGGTGAGATCGGGCAGATCCGCGTTTGCAGCCCGTATATCGCGCGGGGGTACTGGAAGGACGAGGCGCTGACGCGGGAGACGTTCCGGCCCGATCCGGGACGGCCGGGATGGCGGTGTTTCCAGCCCGGCGATCTTGGCCGTGAGCGCCCGGACGGATTGCTGGAGTTTCTCGGGCGAGCCGACCGGCAGATCAAGATCCGGGGGTACCGGATCGAGCCGGCGGAGACCGAGGCGGCCCTGCGCCGGATCGGTGGCGTGGCGGAGGCGGCGATCGTTCCCGAGGAGCGGCTGGGCAAGACCAGCCTGATCGGTTTTGTCGAGCCCGTGGAGGGCGCCGCGCTGGACGGGGCGGCGTTGCGGGATGCGCTGGCGCAGGCGCTTCCGCCGCAGTTGCTGCCGAGCCGGGTCATCGTGCTGAACGCGTTGCCGCGGCTTGGCAATCTCAAGCTCGACGTCAAGGCGATGCGGACGATGCTGACCGACGAGGGGCGTGCGCCGGCGGGGGCGGCTGAGCTGCCCGACGGGTACATGGCCCTTTGGGAGAAGGTGTTCAAACGGCCGGTCGATGCCGATATGGCGCTTGAGGCGCTGTCGGCGGATTCGCTCGAGCTGCTGGAGCTCGAGCTGTTGCTGGAACGGGATCTGAAGGTGTCGGTGAGGGATGCCATCGGGCCGGAGGCGACCCCGCGCACCGTTTGGGCGCAGGCCGTTCCGGCGCCGGAGCGGCGCCTGACCCGATACGGGGCGATCGATGACAGGCTGAATGCGCTGGCGTCGCTGATGGCACGGTCGAACGGCATCGCGCTGGACCCGGACGGGCTGGTGCGGCTTCACAATCACGGTGGCAGCCGCATGCCGCTGATGTGGTGTTTCAACCAGGTGAGGGAGGCCAATGCGCTGGCCGCGGCGCTTGGGCCGGACCAGCCGTTGATCGCCATGCGGTCGCTGGCCGGGCTTTACACCGGCGACCGGCCGCCGCCGCACGAGGAGCGGCAGGTGGCCGAGCATTATGTCGGGATCGTCCTGGGGCGTGATCTGCCGCAGCGGGTGGTGGTGGGCGGCAATTGCCAGGCCGCGCCGCTTGCGTTCTACATGGCCAATGCGCTGGCACTGTCGGGGCATGGGGCGGCGTCGCTCGTGCTGCTCGAGAAGCTGCTGCCGGTGCCCTATGCCGGGCGCGCGCTGATCCTGTTCGGGCGCGACAGCCGGCTGCACAACCCGTCTTTCCAGTTCGCCGAGCCCACCGCTGCGTGGGACCGGTACCTGAGCCGCGGGCAGACCGCCCTGGTCGACGGGTCGCACGGGAAGTTCTTCGACCGGCCGAATGTCGTCTCGCTTGCCGGGGCGTTGCGGGCCGAGATCGACCGGGCCGGCGAGGTTGGCTGGCTGCCGGAAAGCGCGCGTCGGGTCGTTCTGAAGGTTGCGGGGGCGCCGGACGGGCGGACGGTCGTGCATGTCGGTAACCCGAACGAGGTCGATCTTGTCGAGGGCGCTCGGAGCCGGATCGGGATTGCGATACATGCGCTGGGCCCGGAGGAGGCCGATGCCCGGCCGGCCCGCGTGCCGGACCTTACCGTGCCCCTGCCACGGCGTGTCGCGGCCGGGGAGAGCGCCGATTTCGAGGTGGCTTTGCCGCCGGACAGGCATGGGACGGGCCGCTATGTCGTCAGCCTTTGCGAGGAAGGCGTGGGCTGGTTCGCGTTGCTTGAGGGGTCGGCGCCGATCTTGGGGTGA
- a CDS encoding ABC transporter substrate-binding protein, whose translation MKPQSRLGITLSIVSAGILSAGAAAAQDKVSFILNWVTAGEHAAVYYADHAGWFEEAGLDVSIEQGKGSAVAAQRVGVGAAEMGIADLGTSMVARGAGADIVAVMNIYANSPYQMYWLAESGMEDLDDFPGHKFGNPPGDAARAMWPALAGANDMSPDDITWVNIAPNAKVSALASGAIDGTTFFANYHHVMANAFGDDLRWFAWSEKGVNPYGNSIIANGEFLEENRDVVGRMVEVLQRSHRYCVENGEECVGVLSDYASGITVENEQANWDVTTRLMSDEFSTTKGLGYFDPGRIASDYELVSKYFDIASPFDPETIYTNEFIDPEITMIEIGN comes from the coding sequence ATGAAACCGCAATCGCGACTGGGAATAACCCTGTCGATCGTGTCGGCCGGCATTCTGAGTGCCGGTGCCGCCGCAGCGCAGGACAAGGTCAGCTTCATTCTCAATTGGGTGACGGCCGGCGAGCATGCCGCCGTCTATTATGCCGATCATGCCGGCTGGTTCGAGGAGGCCGGTCTGGATGTGAGCATCGAGCAGGGCAAGGGTTCTGCCGTGGCCGCGCAGCGCGTGGGTGTCGGCGCGGCGGAGATGGGCATCGCCGATCTTGGCACGTCGATGGTGGCGCGGGGCGCCGGGGCGGATATCGTTGCCGTCATGAACATCTATGCCAACTCGCCCTACCAGATGTACTGGCTGGCGGAGTCGGGCATGGAGGATCTGGACGATTTCCCGGGCCACAAGTTCGGCAACCCGCCGGGCGATGCCGCGCGTGCGATGTGGCCGGCGCTGGCCGGGGCGAACGACATGTCGCCGGATGACATCACCTGGGTCAATATCGCGCCCAACGCGAAGGTCAGCGCGCTGGCCTCGGGGGCGATCGACGGGACGACCTTCTTTGCCAACTATCACCACGTGATGGCCAATGCCTTTGGTGACGACCTGCGCTGGTTCGCGTGGTCGGAGAAGGGCGTGAACCCCTATGGCAACTCGATCATCGCGAATGGCGAGTTCCTCGAGGAAAACCGCGATGTGGTCGGGCGCATGGTGGAAGTCCTTCAGCGCTCGCACCGGTATTGTGTCGAGAATGGCGAGGAATGCGTGGGGGTGCTTTCGGACTATGCCAGCGGCATCACCGTCGAGAACGAACAGGCCAACTGGGACGTGACGACCCGGCTGATGTCGGACGAGTTCTCGACCACGAAGGGCCTTGGCTATTTCGATCCCGGCCGGATCGCTTCGGATTACGAGCTGGTCAGCAAGTATTTCGACATCGCGAGCCCGTTCGATCCGGAGACGATCTATACCAACGAGTTCATCGACCCCGAGATCACCATGATCGAAATCGGGAATTAA